In one Sphingobium indicum B90A genomic region, the following are encoded:
- a CDS encoding F0F1 ATP synthase subunit B family protein: MAEAAQHKAGEQGGAEAPHLNEAIHAEGMEPVGTVAHEGVAPHTDPKAVGMDATAWVSLAMAVFILILLVKKVPGLIGGALDGRIAQIKAQLEEASKLRAEAEALKAEYEARLAAAAGEAETMRKSAEHEAATLLEDAKANAAALVSRRQKMAEDKIGAAERAAIADIRTKAVRAATGAAASLIAQGHDAKADKLLVDDAIKGLGPSV; encoded by the coding sequence ATGGCTGAGGCAGCACAGCATAAAGCTGGAGAGCAGGGTGGGGCGGAAGCCCCGCACCTAAACGAGGCGATCCATGCCGAGGGGATGGAGCCGGTCGGCACCGTCGCCCATGAAGGCGTGGCTCCGCATACCGACCCGAAGGCCGTCGGCATGGACGCCACGGCCTGGGTCAGCCTGGCGATGGCGGTGTTCATCCTGATCCTGCTGGTCAAGAAGGTGCCCGGCCTGATCGGCGGCGCGCTGGACGGCCGGATCGCCCAGATCAAGGCGCAGTTGGAGGAAGCCTCCAAGCTGCGCGCCGAAGCCGAAGCGCTCAAGGCCGAATATGAAGCCAGGCTGGCCGCCGCCGCCGGCGAGGCTGAGACGATGCGCAAGTCGGCCGAGCATGAGGCGGCCACGCTGCTGGAGGATGCGAAGGCCAATGCGGCCGCTCTCGTCTCGCGCCGTCAGAAGATGGCGGAGGACAAGATTGGCGCGGCCGAGCGCGCGGCCATCGCCGACATCCGGACGAAAGCCGTGCGCGCCGCCACCGGCGCCGCCGCGTCGCTGATCGCGCAGGGGCATGACGCCAAGGCCGATAAGCTGCTGGTCGACGACGCGATCAAGGGGCTTGGCCCCAGCGTCTGA